The Cicer arietinum cultivar CDC Frontier isolate Library 1 chromosome 1, Cicar.CDCFrontier_v2.0, whole genome shotgun sequence genome contains the following window.
GTGTCTAATATGTTTATtagtcataaatattttttaataacaaaacttactttagaatattttctattaacttttgttttttataattttgaagtaAGAGttcatgtttgatttttttttttttaagaagaaagaataaaaataatagaaagagaaaaattaaTAAGATTTAGGAAggaataacaaaatgataaaaaagCTGGTTCAAGAATaaagttaataaaatttgaaatagaaaaatataataaaaaaagggAAACAAAATAAATAGTCTATTGATTAATAGATagtgtattaaaaaatatgtcaaaattgtTCACgtataatatgataaataaaaacatgtGTTGGACTATATCACTCATTTTGAATAAATGTCAATAAATGAAATAAGAGTAATAGAATAAATTCAATTGTATCTTCTTTTTCTATATATTCAATTGTATCTTCTTTTTCtatatagaaaaagaaatattcAATTGAATTTATTCTATTACTCTTATTTCATTTattgacatatatatatatagaaaaagaaGATTCTATTACTCTTATTTCATTTGTATTTATTCTATTACTCTTATTTCATTTATTGACATTTATTCAAAATGAGTGATATAGTCCAACACATTGACTAAATATTCATGATGTTTTAAAAgaaatagataaattttaaagtgtctttcttcatataaataaaaatcattgaaacatgaattttatattaattgaaaaatataacataaaatagtGAAAGTAGTAAAGTTTACTTATTTATagaagttttaaaataaaaaaaaaaaaatttatttgagacCACAGTATGGCTACTTTTCATTTATATTCCAGATTCGAGAGCATTATAGTGCAAAATAAATTGAgaattatataaaatacaaaataaagtCAGGTATGACAAAAACTGGTTGgttataataaatttgaatataaaGTCATAAATTCATCGTCAAACTTTGGTTTATCGTGATTTTTGACAAAACATGTTACTAAACAAATTGCCATGGTCCTTCAATGGTATATTCTAGAATAGGAAGCttctcaaaacaaaaatcaaagaaaTTGAATCAAGACTTTATAAGAGTAACACAACACACGATTTATAAACCACTTGTCTTAATTAAACCATATAAAACAAGGATAAATGTTTTTGAGCTTCAAAATTAGCGAAAGTATCCaaactcaatttcaattccACTACCATGAGCAACACAAAGTTGCTGAGGAGGTAAAAAGTGTATCATGAAAAACAACAGTGGTAATTCCATGGTAATTTAACTCACCcccaaatattaattaatatacataaaaaGGGATAAATTACCAACacattaattaagaaataataaagaaaTGTATATTGAAAGACAAAAAGAAAAGGCTTATATGAGAAGCACAATATAAAACTAGGTCATCTCTTGTTTAAATACATCTGATGTGATGACATTCTTTTTGTCCTTAAGCTTATTGCATTAACCTTATTCTCTCCTCAGTTTTTCATGCAAATCAGATCCTGCTACCCTTTGTACAAAACTGTGTACCATCAAGTAGAAAAATTGTCATTAGAAAATTGCCACATCaccaacaaattatttttaaatgaatgaGATGGAAAAGAGGGACCCGGATTTGCTGCAATTACCGCATCACGCTGTAAACAATCTAGACCATCGCTTTGAGATTGGACGGTTAAGATTACATAGTaagttttatactattaatcgATCTCGACTGTTGATTCAGATCGGATGGTCAAAACACACCACTACGTGATGCAGTTATTGCGTGTAATTCGAATCTCTGCGAATCCCCGCAGAGAAGAAGAGGAAATTAGATCCTCTACAGATATTGCACCATAATGCAGCTGTAGAAGATCCAAGTTCCTCTCTAGCCCCTCTCCAAAATCTCAACTGTTGGATTAATGTAATGGCCAAGTGTTATCACTCGGCCGTTAGATTAATCCAATAAATGATACTTCGTGGAGATACAGGGGAGGGGCTTTAAAGGATCGCACACCACGAAGATAGAGGTTTTATGACAAGCATGCATTTTTGACTTACTTGGGGGACTCAGAACCCGGTGCATTTGGATCACTAGATGGATTGAGTTGGTACTGAACCGAAATTAAACCCTCCTCGGCTCCTCCTGATGATACAGGAGAACCCTGGAAACTCGCCACTGAACTCTTCCCGGACGACATGCCTGCAAAAGGAACTTCGAATTAAGATAAGAAAATGTTGATGCGTCCTCGCTGATCGAAAATAGAAAATCAACAAGACCATTTTAGTTCAATCTCGCATACAACATAACTTCATACAAAAAATATGAAAGGGTCATACTCATTGACACAAGTAACATCACCAGTCTCTTTGGTTTATAAATGCTGACATGTAGAATTCTATTCAAATTGTATGCTTTAACAAACCAATGATTTCTCTTGTAGTCACTATTCACCAACATAGTAATATCAAAATTTGAAATGGACTAACTAAGGAAACAAACAGATTAGATGGACATAGTTTGAAGTGAAAATGCAGGATTCAAAGGTGACAAAACAAGGTAAAACAATGGTATCTGACTTCTACATTATCATTTATCACAAAACAAGGTAAAACATGTTATTATGCAaaagattataaattattaataaatgtcaTAGACATGATAATAAGATTTACTAGAACTACAAATTTTACCTTGGAAGATTATCACAATGAAGAAGATAACAGTGAAAACCATGGCCCAAGCGCTGCTACTAttcgatgatgatgatgatttagcaattttcattttcttcaacGCTTTCATACGCTCTATCCTCGCACGCTTCAACATGGCAAGTTCAGATATCTCCCTAATCAGCTTATGATCGGCTGCGTCCAACGATGGACCTTGTGGAGGTCTTGGAGGTTTGGCAGCCTTTTTATTAGATGCCTTTTTCCGTTTCTCCTTCACCGGAGTATTGTTTATCGCTTTCATCACATCCAACGGAACTTCACATAAATTCGATTCATTACAATATGAACTTGATCCATCTTTGTCTTTAACAGGACCTCCAACAAACCCACCCGAAAACTTAGCAAATAACGCTTTGCCATGTTTCGCAGTGCTTGGATCCGAGGTTTTCCTCGAGTGGTCTCGAATTAGTGGCAACCCACTTTCGAGATCAACTTCAATATCCTTAACCCTTTCACTTCTATGATCCATCACAAACACCACAAATTCAAATCCAAATTCTCCCAACTTGTTATCTCTCTACAAAAACACAATTCCTCTAAATTGCTACCAAACTTGAATTCAACCCATCATTAAAAGAAAACCACCTCAATAAATGTGATATACTAAATCCTAAATTGATCACAAACCATTGATAAGACTGCTTGCAATAGTACAACTCAATCGAAATTCATATACTTTTGATCATAAACCATTCACATTAAACAGAATTTGACAATAATAAAGTAATTATTATCTACCAAATCTATTTCTCTTCCTCTCTAAGCTCTAATTACCATCTCCACTACTCCTCCgaaaacaaaatactaaaaaaatgtaataatccCAGGAAAAGGACTGAACCTGCATCACAACAAGAGACAACCCTAATTATCATCAATCTTATGTCAATGTTTCATTTATTAGGTTTTAAATCATTGGAAAGGGAAAAAGACTAGTTTTGTCGTGAGGTGGAAGGATCAAGAAGTAAACCAAATGGCACAACTTTAAGCTATACCCAAAAGCCCCAATTCAATTGAGAAGAAAGGAACAAATTAGGTGAAAAAGCTATATGGAGAATAAATAatcaaagcaaagaaaacattTATATAGGGCAACATcaaggaaaaagaaaaattgatttttaaatcttcacaaacacacctaaaaATTCaaccctttaaaaaaataataacaataataataataaaaaaagcaaAACCTCTAACCCTTAAGTCAACACCCCAAATGATAATGTAAACTTACATTGCAAAGAAAGATAATGGGTACCCATGAAAATGGAAAAAGGCAACAACTTTAAACAAATTGAATACATTTGttgaagaataataaaatatataaaagaaaaatgaaaaaccttAATTGAGATCCAATGTTGAAGAATATGCAGAGAGCGAGAGATAAGGGAAGGGTAGAGACTATAGATAGATAAAAAGGGAAGAAAGAAGATTTAAGATTTGTTCAAAAGGAAGATCCCTATGAATCTTTCTTCGCTctaatgttttggatttatacgGTGTCTGAATTAACGGCAGATTTTATTGAGAAAAGATAGGGAAATGTTGATGATGtgtatgtatatatgtatctattCAATAACAGTTGGCAAATCGCATTTTCATTGCGTGGCCCCATTACCGTGTTCCACTCATGCACTCTTCTGtttcttgttttttctttttcttctttcttcttaatAAGTATTTAAGAATATTCTTTCAGAATTTTAAATAAGATAATCATTTTTTAAGGgaaatatgtaaatatttaagtaaGAGAAAAAAGAATGTGAATCATCAATGTCAATTAATTTTAAGATATAGTTGATTTTAGGCTAAATAGCATCTGCAGACTGCAgttctttaaattaatttcaattaatattttagttatttatcttttttttttttctaatttgatcatttattttaattttaagtgataacttaatcttttatattttaaaatgtcaataatgttgtctttctttttataaaaattcaaaaagttcatcaaaattttcaaacaaatcacataaaattaattaccatatttaatataatttaaatctttaataaatcaaattagGTAATTTATAGTACTCAGATATGATTTTAGtttctcaataattttttagtgattttagtttcttaatttaaaaaacaaatatgattCTATCATCAATTTTCTTTCTTCTAAAACTCTTTGaatctcttttcttttttttataaaatatttatgttgaaTTTGAGATATGAAATAGTTTTGAAGTttgaaaagttaattttttaaaaaaataaatttttaaatttttaaagaattataGGATGCAATAATCCGATTTAACGaggaaaatttatatattttttattttaaggtaaatttgattattaatcATTGACTCAATTGAATCTAACGCAAGAGGTAGACTTTACAACATTATAAACATGAGTTTGAATCTTCACCggaaaaaatattcatattttatgttcGACgcgttttaaatataattacttctagtagaaaaaatttatgaaattcaaaaaaatattagttattaattattgagtcaaagtaaaatatttttcttagtataaaagagtaaaataattttatgattcaacaacattaaataattaaatattaagataatatatctaataaaatattagaGTACTTAAATGTTCTCCAATTTCGAACTCTTTTAAGACgtttaattaatcaaataaaaaaaacactctCATTGACtaatatttttgttctattGATATTAACTCATTAGTAGGTGTACTTTCCATACttctgtttaattttatttgttactttagcagaagaattttgtttatatatttgttctttttttttttagtgttcAATGCATCATTAACTATTGTATTATTAATACTATCTTTAaccatttattataaataaatcataaataaatatatgaagataataaatagttaagtgaactttttaagaaaaagataaacaattttataaaaaattataaaacctatttattattttgcaatatttgtaaataaacttaaaactACATcaaacaagaataataaagaagaTTACGTTTATGTAAAAAGAAAACAGTTTGCAAGATCATGTGATGTTTTCCTTTTTCAATCAAAGCAACATGTCCAAGGACAAAGCCACACGCTCACAAAGCACGTGgattcaaaaaatttcaaacgaCTGCGACGGCCCAAGCAATCAAAAGCTTTATTGATTGGTCAATTAGGGTGGAAAGTGCAAGGGGCAAGGCCAACAAGAcacacaaatttattattattttagtttattttgtgaaaaaaatattatgttttaattttttgaatttatttattgataaggagataaaatacttttaaagtgaaatttttcttaatttttaaaaataataaaaatatcaaaaaatcatcttttattattttcatagaTATATCTttattaactaatattttatcttctTTCGTTAACAATGAttcattcaaaaaaattcacgtaatagtaaaataaatatagattttaaaaacaaaaatacaaaatatattcataaaataaataagaccttatattttaaaattcatacGATCCTCTCTTTCAACTagcaaattttaaattttatttataataaaagttCATATACAATAAACCCTTTTAATAGATTGgagcaaaataaaataaataataccaAGTTACACATTTAGATAGATAGTGTTTTCAGATAATATATGTGGTCCAAATGCACACTTAgagaaatttggaaatttttagGTGATAAGTCACGTGGTTATTCTCTTAGTTGAGGtcaaataaatcattaaaaGTGAAGTTGATCAAATAAATCATCCTAATATTGGAAATGACGGCAACTCTCCACaacttaaaagaaaataaataaaaggtcAATATTGTGATATCCTTGATCACTCATTTGTTAGTTATAGCTTGGTAGAAATTAATGTTCTTAAAATggatacaattttattattaaaacaaactcATTGTATTTCATTGAAAATAGTATCTACAATACAGTGTGAGCTTTAATCGAATTTCCGAAGGCTAGTAATAAAAAGAGATGTTAATGCTAACTCACGTGACACTCTATTAGGCTAAAGTTGatattgttatttaaaaaattacactaTTTCATTAAAATACAAAGAGTTACTTCAATGGATCAAATGATGACATCTTAGCGCCTTGTCATAAATCATGTCTATTCTAATGACTAAAATTTTATGTCATGTAACTAGTTTATCATTAAAAATTGTGACTTGTTGAAGCTAACTACTGACAGAATTAGATCATATTATAGTTATACAAATAGTCAGAGCAATCTTGTTACTTGTGCTATTCAACAATGTGAACGAATATTTCAACTAAATTCATTGAATTATCACTCTATGATATGCAAGTTATATGGTATGTGGCACAGATGTCCAAGATCCAAGTACGAATACTACGTAGTAATTCAATGCAATCATAAgaataaatatcaaattagGATCGAGATGCACGCATTAATGAAGTCAACATATTTTATAGTTGGATTCAGATCCAGCGGTTTCAAATtaagtattttaaataatttaaaaaaataaactacatTAAATTTCAACCATTCAAtcttaatcaaataaatattcatgacgtgtttacCGTAAATAATTGCTTTTATAACTTTTCTCcaaaaatttcttcaacttcTTTAATTGTATAAgggtttttcttaaaaaattgatgcactcaaaatttatatacctttaaatataaaaatgattataaatttatttgaaagacgaagagttgttaaaaatcatacaacaatttaataaaataatgagttagttttatttatattttattttaaaagaagtatgagataataaaatattggctaaattacatctgtggtcccttaacttaatttcaggtaacgttttagtcctttatctttttttccccgatttagtcctttattcctaaaaatatcaaataatgtatgaaaatatgagtttatttgaagatttgcgttacgaatttgatgaaatttgtattatattgaagaatataattaattttatgagttttgattgaatttttttttgaatttttgtataaaaaaggatatcattgttgaaattttagaacataaaatatcaaattgtcacttaaaattaaaataaaggaccaagtcgggaaaaaaaaagataaaggactaaaacgttacctgaaattaagttaagggaccacgaatgtaatttagcctaaaatatttcaaatgaaacccttaataaaaattaatagagaACAAATTTTGGACAATTATTTATGAAAACCATACAAGCTCTAGATATCAACATATTCTTTTGACTTTATCGCATTTATCTacttatatatattaagaaaagatAATAATCGAAAGAAAGAGATTTGTGATTTTACTAAGTTATTATCATTAATCattggtttattttatttattttaattcgaAGTGGAGAATAATAACTTGGAAGTGatgaatataatattatttagagGGTAcaatatagtaaaaaataagacttaattgtatttttagtaattttattttcatcgaTTCACGTAATTagtttctatattttaaaattcagtTTAGTCAttctctcatatttttgaactaaaaatgacaatttgacatattttaaataacgtggtATATGATTTCATGATATATAACCATTAgttgcattaattattcatatatcattaatcaaattacaaaaaCGAAATTTTTTcgaagttaaaaattaaatttttaaaaggttttaTTGCGATTACATGATGTTTATCATTCTACATCATTGTAtcatatgttatattatttaaagaaaatcaaatcattattttttaattaaaaaatcatagtaAGAGACTAaatttgtcaaattttaaatcagAATAACTGATTTTATGaatcgataaaaataaaaaattaaaactacaattaaacataaaaataataaaacttcaTTGAAATTTAAAAGTGACTGTCTTTTTAGTAcaatctttattattaaatgtaCAGGTTAACTAGTGTTGGATGGAGTGAATATAAATTATGGAGAACTATCTAAGAAAGCCATGAAAGGCCTAGATATCAATGTACAATATATATACACAAGTAAGATAAACTTCGAGAATCTATGACAAAGTTTGGTGTTGTGAATGACCAAATTTGGTAACAATAGAGGCAGTAATTTGACACATATCCTGCACATATTGATTATTATCCCCTAGAGGCGAAGCAGATGAACTAGTGGTGCCATAACATTTCTTCTCACAAGAAGCAGCCAAATTTCCAGCAACATATGCACTTTGTTTCACACCATTATAATCACGTTTGTCCACACAATTTAGAGCTTGTGGAATAAGctcttttgatatttttgtgtaCGAAGTAATGCAACTATCCAATGCATTTTTCAATTGTGTATGTTGGGTTTGCGCATAAACCTCGTGAAGTTGCTCCAATATTAAGGGCGCTTTGGCCGCGACAACCTCAAGTGTTACACGAACATATCCCGAAATGTCAACACTTTGTGTTTGTGTAAATTGTTgtgaatataaatttgattttaatgttATAAGGCAAAGATGGTAATGAGGTGTTTTTCGACATATTTGTTCGATTGAACCTGACATTGGTAGATTGCATTGGATTGGTTGGATGGAGGATATAATGGTAAAGAAAATGATAATTGAAAAGCTTGAAACcttcattttgtattttattttcaagaaaattgattatgattctcttaattgatttaaaaacaataaagatAAGAGGATAATTTGGATTGTGCAAAGGCTTTATAGAAAGGGACAATGAAACAAATTAATGGTGTGAATATTTAAccattttaagatatatattttgACGCTTTGCTTTTTGGTCGCTAGTCCTCTCAAAAGCCATGGTTCAAGAtgagtcaaaaaaataaatgagtcaatgctatgtaatttatttgggcattttctaaattttaacttCCTCTCGTCCCAGTTATTTATAAGAGAATTATTGGATTTTTTAGggtcatatttataaataaaaaattacaacttttatgatgaatttattatttaagtgacattttatttgtatatacaaaatttatttatttattttttcgtATTAGTGATTGtatttattatcttattattttccattttcaaTATATGAGGatatattgagtaaaaaaatatatgagaatatatttataaaaacctTTTAAAACATacaacaataaattaaatttagtgatttcttcttttttcatcGTATAATAGTAATTAGTAGGAgagtgaataattttttatctttactgGTTACACtatcatcactttatttttatttttttaaattaaaatttattaatctaatCCCAAACCTAACATTACAATAAGAAAATTCTATCcaccttttataaaataatacagGCGATtgagtcattttttttatatatctcaAAATCAATCCCATCAGAAAATATGCAAATTGGTAGATTAttgttttctctatttttaattatacaaaattattttgtattgtaTAATTTGTTTGTAAAGATATTTGATCGATTTTCTAGTTATTTAGAAATATATAACAATCATATTTTGCATCTAAAAATAACATctgttgtgttttgttttttattttgatagagTTGTTGTAAGTCATTTGTGactaaataaagaaataaatcttgataaaaaaataattaatcttgtgAAGAAACATAGAGGAAccaatataaaattcatttaaataattatttttattaattttttacaatagtcattttttattttaccaagtaatgttttttattgataGTATCAGCCTTCATTATAATCATGTATAGTATAGATATATTTGATGTGATAATTTAGCCAAATTAAAGTAgtacatgttttattttataaatgaacATATAGTGTgtgaatttttataatttgtcaCACTATCTATAGATGAACAAAGAACTATCGTATCTTgatattgtaaataaattataaaacattGAACATACTTGATGTGACAAAATGAATAATTGACATTTAATGTTTAGCTCTTTAACTCGACGATCCAACCTCCTAGATTTattattaatgatattatttaatgtatattttttattgtcttATTTAAAGGTATATTaacaattatttgaaaaatattgaaacaaataaacataataagatatatgaatatgttggtGAAGGAGAAAAtcagagaaaataaaataaaatattaaataaatatataaaaataaaatatattaaaatataagagTTTAAAGAATAAAGTAAATAGttgtaatatataataatgttcCTTTTATTGtctttttgcttttttttcttcaaaatatacCTCAATCCTTCCTACtcaaactaaaaacaaaaaacaaattgtaaaaaaaaaacctctcaaattaaaatccaatttattttaatttattaatgaaaatatttttttaataaaaactcaaacaactttattataaaaaagaaaattatgataGAAACTGAAACTTGCACAAGAAATACTTGGTTGTTGTATATATACTATCGTAGAATATGTAGGTGTTCGTACGATATCAAAATCCACTACGTGCAGATTCTCTCTCCCGTATAAATAATTAGGATTGGACAACGGGTCAGATAGGGCGGATTCGGGCCTAAAAACACCAACCAACCCAATCCGAACTTGTAAGACCCacatttttttctcattaacgccagtttcgaggacgaaactgtGTAAAGTAGGTAGAATGTAACATccagtcattttattttatttttatatttttatttataattgttgatggtattattttaatttttggtaataataataataataataataaataaataaaaaaacatgcGTTAAAAACAAGTTTCTTGAAATGCCACGCCCCCACTTAATACATGTTCCCCCACTTTCCCTATTTAATATCACACATTCCCCACTTAATATCACGTTCCTCACTTTTCCCGCTTAATATCATCCACAGTTTccccatttaatttaatatcacCTTCTCACTTACTACTACGTTCTCCATTTTCCTCACTTAATATCCACTTAATACGAGTTAtccataaaaatgaataaaataaatgtctTTCATTCAAAAACGTTTTGCGATATAGAAAAACGGTTTAGTTGAGAAAGAGAGGGAGACCATTTTGATAGAAAatgcaaccaccaaaagagaaaagggaGGAATAATTCTATTcccgaatttgttaaatcagtataaaaaaaacatcgattgcgcattcgttaaccgttggatcgggctgatttttggactgAAGGTTTGCAACATTCAGATCCACGTTTTCAACGGTTGGATCGGCGAAATGAAGTTCAGAGAGGGAGAAATCATGCCCACACAGCAGGTGTGAAATGAGTGAGACAAGAGTTTGTAAAGCATAATTCTAAATACAACTTTAGTaac
Protein-coding sequences here:
- the LOC101495367 gene encoding uncharacterized protein isoform X1, with amino-acid sequence MDHRSERVKDIEVDLESGLPLIRDHSRKTSDPSTAKHGKALFAKFSGGFVGGPVKDKDGSSSYCNESNLCEVPLDVMKAINNTPVKEKRKKASNKKAAKPPRPPQGPSLDAADHKLIREISELAMLKRARIERMKALKKMKIAKSSSSSNSSSAWAMVFTVIFFIVIIFQGMSSGKSSVASFQGSPVSSGGAEEGLISVQYQLNPSSDPNAPGSESPNFVQRVAGSDLHEKLRRE
- the LOC101495367 gene encoding uncharacterized protein isoform X2 gives rise to the protein MDHRSERVKDIEVDLESGLPLIRDHSRKTSDPSTAKHGKALFAKFSGGFVGGPVKDKDGSSSYCNESNLCEVPLDVMKAINNTPVKEKRKKASNKKAAKPPRPPQGPSLDAADHKLIREISELAMLKRARIERMKALKKMKIAKSSSSSNSSSAWAMVFTVIFFIVIIFQGMSSGKSSVASFQGSPVSSGGAEEGLISVQYQLNPSSDPNAPGSESPK
- the LOC101495694 gene encoding uncharacterized protein, coding for MKVSSFSIIIFFTIISSIQPIQCNLPMSGSIEQICRKTPHYHLCLITLKSNLYSQQFTQTQSVDISGYVRVTLEVVAAKAPLILEQLHEVYAQTQHTQLKNALDSCITSYTKISKELIPQALNCVDKRDYNGVKQSAYVAGNLAASCEKKCYGTTSSSASPLGDNNQYVQDMCQITASIVTKFGHSQHQTLS